The following proteins come from a genomic window of Dysidea avara chromosome 12, odDysAvar1.4, whole genome shotgun sequence:
- the LOC136240642 gene encoding uncharacterized protein isoform X1 — MNFSACWIVSSDIETDVFGVATDVPGLGIECHEFQVSLLRCIRHSVDGFEQVSSVDCSGIKGVNFQCLLDCVIRYRNKCFWCCDRCSRSQYRHADIQEIITIVGTIFSQVLM, encoded by the exons tgcctgctggattgtttcgtcagatatcgaaacagatgtctttggtgttgcgaccgatgttccag gtctcggtattgagtgtcatgaatttcag gtcagtctactcagatgtatcaggcatagtgttgatgggttcgaacaagtatccagtgtagactgtagcggcatcaagggtgttaatttccag tgcctgctggattgtgtcatcagatatcgaaacaagtgtttttggtgttgcgaccgatgttccag gtctcagtatcgtcatgctgacatacaagaaatcatcactattgttggaactatttttagtcaagtcttgatgtga
- the LOC136240642 gene encoding uncharacterized protein isoform X2: MSLVLRPMFQVSVLSVMNFSYQLSLYTSDVNLQVSLLRCIRHSVDGFEQVSSVDCSGIKGVNFQCLLDCVIRYRNKCFWCCDRCSRSQYRHADIQEIITIVGTIFSQVLM; the protein is encoded by the exons atgtctttggtgttgcgaccgatgttccag gtctcggtattgagtgtcatgaatttcag ttatcaattatcactgtatactagtgatgtgaatttgcaggtcagtctactcagatgtatcaggcatagtgttgatgggttcgaacaagtatccagtgtagactgtagcggcatcaagggtgttaatttccag tgcctgctggattgtgtcatcagatatcgaaacaagtgtttttggtgttgcgaccgatgttccag gtctcagtatcgtcatgctgacatacaagaaatcatcactattgttggaactatttttagtcaagtcttgatgtga